In a single window of the Fibrobacter sp. genome:
- a CDS encoding BatD family protein, with product MKRILLICLALTFVAFARPSLQLDKDRIEAGKTFGLQLVYPLNELPENRDNLSIETQNGFTFMGLDSTDQVIRPDIEDMFNSFFGGGRSRGGYKARIYTFKLRAPKKTGRIGIGQIFIDIDGQKRVIANDIPINIQRAFADDALAVSLTASKKTVYEGEQFFVTLGLHTFEHFEGGLQATDMNTGDDFIVHRSDLSNLKFEPVENARREMQASAKFAWLSPTKSGNLQIPPFKFKYTKRGEPKIVEENKQMGGMSFHSQSIRQESIEAEAQSPTINISVKPLPEEGKPANFSGMVGSYSFNADFDRTNLKVGEALTLSVEIKGDGTPGTLTDPKFPDFSDFRSVPPENNISKKIVGNKVITSKSIKVFLYPKKKGEFTVPEISYSWFNPTKRKYETATAGPWTIIVEKGEAAPEAVFQSPAAVAGPPSVQKKEIESLGSDIRFIHKVSGTGNTAPYKSIWYWVALLGALPFYFIVTWAIRKRRKHNSDSALVRKGKANKMLRERFASAREALHKGDAKALYAALENGLIDYLSDCTNLEFKGMTRPQMKEELAKLGVKEETIASIDSWLEKCAFARFAPVDPSADEQKKMLADVEKLCGELGKLK from the coding sequence ATGAAACGAATTCTTCTCATCTGTCTTGCCTTGACCTTCGTTGCTTTTGCGCGTCCGTCCCTGCAACTGGACAAGGACAGAATCGAAGCCGGCAAGACCTTCGGACTCCAACTTGTATATCCACTTAACGAACTCCCCGAAAACAGGGACAATCTGAGCATCGAGACGCAGAATGGCTTTACATTCATGGGCCTAGACAGTACCGACCAGGTCATACGCCCCGATATCGAAGACATGTTCAATTCCTTCTTCGGGGGCGGACGTAGCCGCGGCGGCTACAAGGCACGTATATATACTTTCAAGCTGAGGGCGCCCAAAAAGACGGGACGCATCGGTATCGGCCAGATATTCATCGATATCGACGGACAGAAGCGCGTCATAGCTAACGATATACCCATCAACATCCAGCGCGCCTTTGCCGACGACGCCCTCGCCGTTTCGCTCACGGCAAGCAAGAAGACCGTCTACGAAGGCGAACAGTTCTTCGTGACGCTCGGGCTCCACACCTTCGAGCATTTTGAAGGCGGCCTGCAGGCTACCGACATGAACACGGGTGATGACTTCATCGTCCACAGGAGCGACCTTTCGAACCTGAAATTCGAACCCGTAGAAAACGCCCGCCGTGAAATGCAGGCGAGCGCCAAGTTCGCATGGCTCAGCCCCACCAAGAGCGGCAACCTGCAAATCCCCCCGTTCAAGTTCAAGTACACCAAGAGGGGCGAACCCAAGATTGTCGAAGAGAACAAGCAGATGGGCGGCATGTCGTTCCACTCGCAGAGCATCCGCCAGGAATCCATCGAAGCCGAAGCGCAGTCCCCCACGATAAACATCAGCGTGAAGCCCCTGCCCGAAGAAGGCAAGCCCGCGAACTTCAGCGGCATGGTCGGCAGCTACAGCTTCAACGCCGATTTCGACCGCACGAACCTGAAGGTGGGCGAAGCGCTCACGCTCTCCGTCGAAATCAAGGGCGACGGAACGCCGGGCACCCTGACCGACCCGAAGTTCCCCGACTTCAGCGACTTCCGCTCCGTTCCGCCTGAAAACAACATCTCGAAAAAGATCGTAGGCAACAAGGTCATCACCTCCAAGAGCATCAAGGTGTTCCTCTATCCCAAAAAGAAGGGCGAATTCACCGTTCCCGAAATTTCGTACTCCTGGTTCAATCCGACCAAGAGGAAATACGAGACCGCAACAGCGGGCCCGTGGACCATCATCGTGGAGAAGGGCGAAGCCGCGCCCGAAGCCGTATTCCAGTCCCCCGCCGCCGTCGCCGGCCCTCCGTCCGTGCAAAAGAAAGAAATCGAATCGCTCGGGTCCGACATCCGCTTCATCCACAAGGTATCGGGAACCGGCAACACGGCACCGTATAAGAGCATCTGGTACTGGGTAGCACTGCTCGGCGCCCTCCCCTTCTACTTCATCGTCACGTGGGCCATCCGCAAGCGCCGCAAGCACAACAGCGATTCCGCGCTGGTGCGCAAGGGCAAGGCGAACAAGATGCTCAGGGAACGCTTCGCAAGCGCACGCGAGGCCCTGCACAAGGGTGACGCCAAAGCGCTCTACGCTGCGCTCGAAAACGGGCTCATCGATTACCTCAGCGACTGCACCAACCTGGAATTCAAGGGCATGACCCGCCCGCAAATGAAGGAAGAACTTGCAAAACTCGGCGTCAAGGAAGAAACGATAGCCTCCATCGACAGCTGGCTCGAAAAATGCGCGTTCGCGCGATTCGCTCCCGTAGATCCCTCCGCCGACGAACAGAAGAAGATGCTCGCCGACGTGGAAAAGCTCTGCGGCGAACTCGGAAAACTGAAATAG